Sequence from the Staphylococcus argenteus genome:
GATATAGAAAAAATCATTCAAAGAGTAAATGAAAATAAAAAGAAATATGGTTTTGAAAGTACTACTGAAGACAAACAAAAAAAAGGGTCGGATAATATTAATTTTGAATCGAAAAGCGATGCTCAAATAGTAGAAATCCTTAAAAAACAGATTGATACTTTAAATAATCAAATTGAAAAACAAGAAAGTCGTCATGAAACAACAATTGAATTTTACAGAAAAGAGTTGCAAGAAAGGTCAAAATTGCTTGAAAATCAGCAAGTTCTGGCATTAGAGAGTAATAAAAAGATTCAAAAATTAGAAAATCAATTAGAAAAAGAAAAACACCTTAATTATCCCTTTGATACATCTACTAACACTAGACAAAACGTTGATGCACAAGAAAAAACATATACTACTAATCCTGTAAATATTAACAGAGATCAGGAAGAAACTAAAGAAACAGAGATTCAATATAAGGATATATCTGGAAGTCAAAGCGACGAAAGTACACAAGGTGAAGAAGCAAAAAGAGAAGACGTTCCAGCTAATCTAAATGACAATGATAGTGATATAGAAGAAAAGAGTGAAGAAACGGAACCTAAAAAGGGGTTTTGGAGTCGTTTGTTTGGTAGCTAAAATAATTGATTAGGCACTAAAAGTTATAAAATTTTAGTGTCTTTTATATAGTGAGAACTTCTGGTAATCATCAGTTATGTTAAACTCTAACAAAAACTAAATTATCAGAAGAATTATCTAGGGTATTAAACATAGGTAAATCAATTTTCTATCGCCAATAGTATAAACATCATCCATATTAATCTGAAGATAGCTACATAATTCTTTAACAGCATAGCCTTTATTTGTATAAGGCGCCATAAACTCTATTAAATATGGTTTGTTTTGAGGTTTCTATGTTTAATCATTTAATTTTTCATTATATAAATCGAATAATTATAAAAAGTCATCATACTTTTTATTTTTTAAAAATATTTGAAAATTTAATAGTAATCCAATTATAAGATCAAATATCATTATCATTATAATCAAGGCAACTATAATCACTGTGACACTCGTTACATAACAAGCTAGTAATCTCCAGATAAAATTGACATTTTCACCAATTCCATAACTTAACATATTACAAAGTAGTAAAAGAATAATAATACCTATACTGTAAATTAAAATTGTCAGTGTATATTTTTTAATAACTCTATTAGGAAACAATAGTTCATCTATTAGGTTCTTTTTCACCAGTATCTCTCGTTCAATTCTATCTTTGTCACAGATTTTGATTTTACTATTTTTTATTTTTTCCTCTAATAAAATAACCTCGAACGATCTGCTAATTTTTAATAAATATGCAGGAAAAGCTAATGTTAAGCATAATGTAATTAATTCATTTACATTGTTCATGTAACTTATAAAATAGATGAAAGTTGCTACTAGTGCTCCTAAAAATATAGTTATATTAAGTTCTACATCAAATATTTTAAAAATATCTGCTCTATTCATCAGTTAATCATCCTTTCAAGGTTTATTAATACTAATAAATTATTAGATATAGGTATATCATATTATTAATTTAAGAAATTGTCTTTTATAATTTTACTTAATAATAAAACATACTAAGATTAGCTATGAAGAAATCTATGACGATAGATTTTTTCATAGCTATTTTTTATAGTTATAGAGAGGAGTAGACTGTGCATTCCCTTGGGTCTTAAACCCGTTAAAAAAACAAGTCAGCTTTACTCTCGCCTTTTGAAATTCGTTTGAAGTATGTTGGGTTCTTGAAACCGTGTAGAGGAAAATGAAATGAGAAAGGTTAAGTAAAGTTCTCACTTCTCAATTTTTTAAAGGAGGCTATATTTATCAATTACTTAGGTGTTGATATTAGTAAAAGAAGTAGTGTCGTAGCTCATTATCATAACGATCAATTTCAAAGAGAATTTACCATTCAAAATAATAAAAATGGTTATAATTATTTATTAAAGTATTTGAATAATTTAGACCACCTACAAATCATTTTTGAATCTACTGGTATTTATTCAAGAGGTATGACTCGATTTTGTCGCGTAAATCAAATTAATTATATTGAGATGAACCCGTTAGAAGCTAAATTCAGAACAAGTTCTTTAAGATCATGGAAAACCGATCAAGCTGATGCACATAAACTTGCGCAATTAGCACCTACTTTAAAAGCAACGGAAACCATATCTATGTATGGAGATATCTTCTTTGAGTTGCGAGAGCGTGCACGTTTTCATCTAGAAATTGAAAATGAACAAAATCGGCTTAAATTTGAAATTGTTGAACAGCTTCATCAAACTTTTCCTGGTTTAGAAAAATTATTTAGTAGTCGATATTCTATCATTGCACTTAACATCGCAGAACGATTTACTCATCCAGATATGGTGAGAAATATGGATATTGATACCCTTATTTCTTATATATTCAATTCGACTGATAAAGGTCTATCTATGAATAAAGCTGAAAATCACGCACACCAATTGGTTAACATTGCTCGGGAAAGCTATCCGAATGTCGATAGACATTCATTTCTTGTAGAAAAAGCACGGTTGTTAATTAGACAATTAAAACAATCTATACAACATCTTAAACAATTAGATGAAGACATGATTCAATTGGCGCAACAACTTGATTGTTTTGAAAATATTCATTCAATACCAGGCATTGGAAAACTATCTGCAGCTATGATTATTGGGGAACTTGGAAATATTACGCGATTTAAATCTAATAAACAATTAAATGCATTTGTAGGCATCGATATCAAACGATATCAATCAGGTAGTACGCAAAGTAGAGACACAATTAATAAGCGTGGCAATAAAAAAGCAAGAAGATTACTGTTTTGGGTGGTTATGAATATAATAAGAGGGCAGCATCATTATGACAATCATGTAGTCGATTATTACTATAAGCTAAGAAAACAGCCTCATGAGAAAGCTCACAAGACTGCCGTCATCGCTTGTATTAATCGTCTCTTAAAAACGATTCATTATTTAGTAATGAATCAAAAATTGTACGATTATCAAATGTCCCCACATTAGCCAACCGTACAATCAAATACAGTGTAACACCTTATTCAAAAAAATTAAATTGAACGGGCTAATTTAGTAATGCTTACTTTAAACATAAAGACTTGACTAATCGTAGGAAAAGGGAGTGGGACAGAAATAATATTTTCTCAAAATTTATTTCGTTGTATTACCCCGGCAAGGATGACTAGGTTTGAAAAAAGCTTGATTCAAGCGCATTTTCAAATCAGTCAGCTTCTGACAAAATGATAAAATAGGCTGAGACATTTTATTTTGTCCCAGCCTATTTCCTATATGACCAGGTAATAATATTGCTTTATAATTATGAAGCAAAAATGGTAAAATAATAACGTTAGATTAGTCTACATTGTTTGTACAGTGAGATTAAGATATAAAAAACGATGATTAAGGAGTTATTTCGAATGATTAATCTTGAAAATAAAACCTTCGTAATTATGGGTATTGCTAATAAACGTAGTATCGGATTTGGCGTTGCAAAGGTATTAGATCAATTAGGGGCTAAACTTGTTTTCACTTATCGTAAAGACCGTAGCCGCAAAGAATTAGAAAAATTATTAGAACAATTAAACCAAGAAGAGCCAAAATTATATCAAATCGATGTTCAAAAAGATGAAGATGTAGTAAATGGTTTTGCTAAAATTGGCGAAGAAGTAGGCAATATTGATGGCGTATATCACTCTATCGCATTTGCAAATATTGAAGACTTACGTGGACGTTTCTCTGAAACATCACGTGAAGGTTTCTTACTTGCGCAAGATATCAGTTCATATTCATTAACAATTGTTGCGCACGAAGCGAAGAAAATAATGCCAAACGGTGGTAGTATTGTTGCAACAACATATCTTGGTGGTGAATTTGCCGTTCAAAACTATAATGTGATGGGTGTAGCTAAAGCAAGTTTAGAAGCTAATGTTAAATATTTAGCTTATGATTTAGGCCCGGACAACATTCGAGTAAATGCTATTTCTGCTGGTCCAATTCGTACGTTAAGTGCTAAAGGTGTTGGTGGTTGCAACACAATCCTTAAAGAAATTGAAGAACGTGCACCATTAAGACGAAATGTGGATCAAGAAGAAGTAGGTAAAACAGCTGCTTACTTATTGAGTGATTTCTCAAGTGGCGTAACTGGTGAGAATATCCATGTAGATAGTGGTTTCCACGCAATAAAATAATAAATTAAATCAATTGAGTCTGGGACATAAACCCTAGAGAAATAGCCAGTAAATGAGTTTTAACAAATTCATTTACTGGCTTCTTTATTTACAATACTCCGTATTGTTGGCTCGCTTTCTTAGGGGACAGCTTCAGCCTGTAGTCTTCAGCTTGTCCTGTTCCCTCAAGAGTCTCGCCAAAATACTTTGTATTTATATGTAATTTTACATTGTAATACTTTAAAAAAATAAAGCACTTTCGTATAATTTAATAAACATCACTAAACTAAATTAACGAGGTGCCTTATGTATAAAAATTATAACATGACTCAACTTACTCTACCAATGGAAACTTCAGTTCTTATCCCCACAAATGATATTTCACGACATGTAAATGATATTGTTGAAACAATTCATGACAATGAATTCGACGAATTCAGACATCACCGTGGTGCAACTTCGTACCATCCTAAAATGATGTTAAAAGTGATTCTATATGCCTACACACAATCTGTATTCTCAGGTCGTAAAATAGAAAAAATGCTTAATGATAGCATCCGAATGATGTGGCTATCACAAAATCAAAAACCTTCTTATAAAACAATTAATCGATTTAGAGTAAATCCAAAAGTAGATGCTTTATTAGAATCTTTATTTATTCAATTTTACAGTCAGTGTGTAAAACAAAATCTTATAGATGATAAAGCTATTTTTATTGATGGTACAAAAATTGAAGCAAATGCCAATCGATATACATTTGTATGGAAAAAGAGTATTCAAAACCATGAATCAAAGATGAATGAGGATTCTAAAGCCCTCTACCATGAATTGGTAACCAATAAAATCATACCGGAAATTAAAAAAGATCATGATAATGAATTAACAAAAGAAGAAATAGATTTGATTGGTAGTCACTTAGATAAAGAAATCGAAGATTTAAACCAACATATCAACAATGAAAAATGTACTAAAACAAGAAAACAAATACGTCTCAAAAGAACTAAAATCAAAAAATACAAAAAGCAAATCAATGATTATTTTGAGCGAAAGTATCGATACGAATTTCAAAAATCTATTTTAAAGGATAGAAATAGTTATTCTAAGACAGATCATGATGCGACATTTATGAGAATGAAAGAAGATCACATGAAAAATGGACAACTTAAGCCAGGGTATAATTTACAAATAGCGACAAATTCCCAATTTGTTTTATCTTATAATGTGTATCAAAATCCAACGGATACTAGAACGATGATTCCATTTTTAAATTCAATTCAAGAGACCTACGGTCATTTACCTGAATATATTGTAGCTGATGCAGGTTATGGTAGTGAATCAAATTATAAGGCAATTATAGATGACTTTAATCGAACGCCACTCATAACATATGGAATGTTTATAAAAGATAAAACTAAAAAATATAAAAGTGACATCTTTAATACTCAAAATTGGAACTATGACGAAATTAATGACGAATTCATTTGTCCGAATAATAAACGGCTAGGTTTTAAAAGATATGCCTATCGTCATGATAAGTATGGTTATAAGCGAGACTTCAAATTATATGAATGTGATGATTGTTCAGAATGTCCTCTGAAAAATCAATGTATGAACTTCAATTCAAAAACAAACAAAAAAATAATGAAGAATTATAACTGGGAATATTTTAAATCCCAAATTAACAAAAAGCTTTCAGAACCAGAAACAAAAAATATCTACAGTCAAAGAAAAATTGATGTGGAACCTGTTTTTGGATTTATGAAGGCTATTTTGGGTTTCACTCGGATGTCTGTCCGAGGACTCAATAAAGTCAAAAGAGAACTTGGTTTTGTATTAATGGCACTTAATATAAGAAAAGTAGTAGCTCAACGAGCTGAAAATAATCAAAAAATTTATAAAAAAGACAATTTCTATATTATTTCAATAGAAATTGTCTTTTTTTCACTTATCCAAGAACTTTATGTCCCGGACTCTTTTAACTATTACTAATTTTAAAAATAAACTAATCTACAATATCTAAAAATATATGTTTAGTACTATTTTTGTTTAGTTATATCAAGTGATTTGGGAATTAACAAATAGACAACTATTGAAATGATAATCATGATAATCCCACCTACTAAAGCAGTTGCTACAAAAGCATCATTAAATGATGTTACAGCCTCGTTTGCAAGCTGTTTTATCCCCGTAGCTTTAGCTACTTCGACAGCGCCCACTACAGATTCTTCAGCTACATGAGCTAAATCTCCAACTATACCTTTTGATGAAAAAGATGAAATATCTAAAAATACACGATAAAGCATAGAAGATAGGCTACCAAGTACTGCTACACCAAAAACATTTCCAAGGTCATACATAGACTCTTCAACAGCAGCTGCATTACCTGCTTTTGATGTAGGTGTTTCTAACATTATTAGAGCAGATGCAACTGCTAGTGAAGCCATACCAGCTCCAACTAAAATTAATGCTAAAGCCATTGTAGAATATGATAATGGATGACCAAAGAAATACATAATAAACATGCCAATGGCTGCAATTCCAATTCCGGAAGGTAACACTATTTTCGGTCCAAATCGCGCCGCTAATCCGGGTGCAATTGGTGCAAACACCATATCTCCTATTGCCATAGGTAATAGGTATAAGCCAGCTTTAAAAGGAGAAAGTTCTTCCACAACCTGTAACCATTGTGAAGCTAATAACAAAACAGATGCCATTGCAAACATTGTCATAAATGCAGCAATTGTACCAGCTGAAAATGATCTCTTTTTAAAAAGTCTTACGTCTAACATTGGATCAGAACTTGATAAATTACGTTTAACAAATATCACTATCATGGTAATTGCTAATACTATTACAACCCATGGAATAATATCTGCTAGTCCTTCTTTTGAAAATTCTTTGATACTCCATACCAGTCCAATCATGCCTGCAATTGATAAAATTGTAGAAGGAATATCCCACGAGTGAGACTTTTCTTTTGATAACTTAGACTCTGGTAATAAAAATAAACCTGCTACAACTGCTATTATCGCAAACGGTACATTAATTAAAAATGCCGAGTGCCATGAAAATTGCTCAAGTAAAGCTCCTCCGATAATTGGTCCAAAAACAGCACCTATCGATGAAGCGATTGACCATACAGCTAATGCAGTGGCCCTTTCTTTAGGGTTTTCAAAAATTACTCTTATCATTGAAAGAGTAGTTGGCATTATTAAAGCACCTGCAATACCAAGTAAAAATCGAATAGCTATTACGAACTCTGCACTTTCTGCGAAAAATATAGCTAATGAAACGAGGCCAAATAAAGCAAATCCAGTTAATAATGCTTTTTTTCTTCCCCATTTATCAGCAAAGGCACTCAATGGAATTATAAAGCCAGCTAAAACAAGAGAGTATATATCAACTATCCATAACTGTTGGGTACCAGAAGGCTCTAACTCTCTTACTAATTCCGGTAAAGCCATAATTAATATTGTCATATCCATTGTAACAACAAACAAACTAACAGCTAATACTACTAGTGCAGTCCATCTTTTTTTTGATGTCATCATATCAGTAGTTTTTGTAAAAAATGAAATCATTTAAGTTCCCTCCAATCCTTATAGACCGTGCGATCGGTCTATAAGGATTGTAATCTATTTTTTTACATATTACAACAAAAAATCTTGCGAAATTTAAATGGCTGTATTGTGTTATACAATTATTCTTTGAATTTTTTGTGCTATCATTGATAGTACTTAATACTCATTAAAGGCGTGATGAACTTGAAAGATAAAATACTAGGTGTCGCAAAGGAATTATTTATAAAAAATGGATATAATGCCACTACTACTGGAGAAATTGTTAAATTATCAGAAAGTAGTAAAGGGAATCTTTATTATCACTTTAAAACAAAAGAAAATCTATTTTTAGAAATTTTAAATATAGAAGAATCTAAATGGCAAGAACAGTGGAAAAAGGAACAAATCAAATGTAAAACTAATAGAGAAAAATTTTATTTATATAATGAACTATCTTTAACAACCGAATACTATTATCCACTTCAAAACGCAATAATTGAATTTTGCACTGAATATTATAAAACTAATAGCATTAATGAAAAAATGAATAAATTAGAAAACAAATATATAGATGCTTATCATGTAATTTTTAAGGAGGGTAATTTAAATGGCGAATGGTGTATTAATGATGTTAATGCTGTTAGTAAAATAGCAGCAAACGCTGTTAATGGAATTGTTACCTTTACACATGAACAAAATATTAATGAAAGAATTAAACTTATGAACAAGTTCTCTCAAATTTTTTTAAATGGACTTAGTAAATAATTATATATATATTCTTGAAATACCAATAAATATTATTTCTAAATTACGTTCGTTTTTAAGACAAAATTTCAATAGTACTACACAAAAGGAGAGTGCGAATTCGCACTCTCTTTTCTTGTCTTATTATTAGAATCTCATAATAGATGAATAACATATAATTTAGGACGCTGTGAGAAGATCTCATTTGCATTAACAATCCATTTATCAAGATAATCCCTTACCATTTTTAATTCTATAAACTGTCTGTCTTGTGATATTAACCTCTTTCGCAATCTTACTAATTGCTTTGCCTTCTTCTAACATTTCAACAACACGATGGTAGATAATACGTTTTTGAGGATCTTTAGCATTAGGTGAATATAGTAAAGGGCGTCCTTTATACACACCTTTTTCTTTCGCAACTTGAATACCTTGTGCTTGTCTACGTTTACTTTCATTTCGTTCTTGTTCTGAAACCATTGCTAAGATTTGAACGATTAAATCTTTCATAAATTTATCTAATAGTGGATTACCAATCACTTCATTCATCATAGGTAAACTAGTAATCATCAATTGAACTTCTTTATCCTTTAAATAATTAACTGTGTTAATCACTTCATCATAATTACGACCTAAGCGATCAATCGATTCTACTACAAATCTATCGCCCATTCTCACAAAGTTAAGTGCTTCTTGAAATACGGGTCTATTTTCTACTGACTTTCCCGATTGTTTCTCTGTAAATATTTTCTCTACGCCAAATGTTTTCAAATTATCTAGCTGTCTCTCTAAATTCTGATCTACCGAAGATACTCTTGCATAACCTATAATCATTCATTTTCACTCCACAATTAATATACACCCTAATCATACGTTTAAGTTATTATAAATTCAATAACTCTCTTTGTATGATTAGGGTGTATCCTGTCTGGTTTTTTAGTTTTCTTAAAACTTAGTAATATTTTTATTTATCTTTATTTTCTTGGTTATTTAACTTATTGAGATAACGATAGATTGTTGTACGTGAAACTTTCCATTGCTCTGCAATAGTTTTAATTGGGGTTCCATTATCATAAAGTGTTTTGAGTAAAGTCAAATCTCGTTTATTTAATTTTTCGGGTCGACCTCCATAGCGTCCTCTAGCACGAGCTGCAATTCGCCCCGCTGAAGAACGTTCTAAAATTAAATTACGTTCAAACTCTGCAAATGCTGCGAATAAATGAAATAACAATTGTCCTGTAGAACTTGATTTATCCATTGTTATATTTTCTTCTAAACTATGAAAACTCACGCCTCGATTATTAAGTTCATTAACTAATGTGATTAAATCTGCCATGTTACGTCCTAGTCTATCTAGTCTCCAAACAACAATCGTATCTCCTGACCTCGCAAATTCAATGGCTCTATCTAAACCAGGACGTTTACTTTTTGCTCCACTTATGTGATCGCTAAATATTTTTTCACAACCATATTGATTTAATCGATCTTCCTGCAAATTCAAATTTTGCAAACCAGTTGAAACTCTTGCATAACCTATTTTCAAAATACAAACCTCCTATATACACCTTCAGTGTACCATAACTTAATGACAAGGTCTTTTGTGAACATAGATTATTTGTTGGGTTTTTGAACACATAATTCTATGTAATACATACTTATTTAGACATAAAAAACGAGTGTACAGAAAATGGTTGTTTTATGTACACTCTCATCTTTAATAATATATTTTAAATGTTATTAACAAAACTAATTTAATAAGAGTCAAGTATAGTTTACATATGTATAATGTTTGAAACATATCTCTAATTACTTTTTACTAATATCATTTAAAATGTCTCGCAATTCTTCAATTTCTTTGCTATTTAATTCTTCATTTTTCGCAAAATTTAGCACTAAACTTTTCATGTCCCCTCCATACAGTTTATTAAGAAAGGTTTTAGCAGTTTTCATTTTAATATCGTCTTCTTTAATATTTGATGAGTAAAAATAAATATTCTCTGATTTGTATCGTTTTATAATCTCTTTTTTATATAGTCTTGTGATTAATGTTCTAATTGTTTTATCGCTAACTTCTTTATATTTTTGAATTTCAACTACAATTTCATTAGCTGATACTGATTTTTTATCCCATATTATATTCATAACATCCCATTCAGCCATAGATATTTCAACTTGCTTATTGGCCATTTAAAACACCCATTTCTTTTAATATTTTTTCACTGATTAATTCAGCATTTTTCCCAGACGGGTTTCCATCTGATAAATGTGTAGCAAAATAATACTTATCATGATTTGTAATTACGTAACCTACAAACCACCCATTATTATACTTCCCGTTTACTATACCTGTACCTGTTTTCCCATACAGTTCATACTTTTCATT
This genomic interval carries:
- a CDS encoding recombinase family protein, producing MIIGYARVSSVDQNLERQLDNLKTFGVEKIFTEKQSGKSVENRPVFQEALNFVRMGDRFVVESIDRLGRNYDEVINTVNYLKDKEVQLMITSLPMMNEVIGNPLLDKFMKDLIVQILAMVSEQERNESKRRQAQGIQVAKEKGVYKGRPLLYSPNAKDPQKRIIYHRVVEMLEEGKAISKIAKEVNITRQTVYRIKNGKGLS
- the blaI gene encoding penicillinase repressor BlaI, with the protein product MANKQVEISMAEWDVMNIIWDKKSVSANEIVVEIQKYKEVSDKTIRTLITRLYKKEIIKRYKSENIYFYSSNIKEDDIKMKTAKTFLNKLYGGDMKSLVLNFAKNEELNSKEIEELRDILNDISKK
- a CDS encoding quaternary ammonium compound efflux MFS transporter QacA; this encodes MISFFTKTTDMMTSKKRWTALVVLAVSLFVVTMDMTILIMALPELVRELEPSGTQQLWIVDIYSLVLAGFIIPLSAFADKWGRKKALLTGFALFGLVSLAIFFAESAEFVIAIRFLLGIAGALIMPTTLSMIRVIFENPKERATALAVWSIASSIGAVFGPIIGGALLEQFSWHSAFLINVPFAIIAVVAGLFLLPESKLSKEKSHSWDIPSTILSIAGMIGLVWSIKEFSKEGLADIIPWVVIVLAITMIVIFVKRNLSSSDPMLDVRLFKKRSFSAGTIAAFMTMFAMASVLLLASQWLQVVEELSPFKAGLYLLPMAIGDMVFAPIAPGLAARFGPKIVLPSGIGIAAIGMFIMYFFGHPLSYSTMALALILVGAGMASLAVASALIMLETPTSKAGNAAAVEESMYDLGNVFGVAVLGSLSSMLYRVFLDISSFSSKGIVGDLAHVAEESVVGAVEVAKATGIKQLANEAVTSFNDAFVATALVGGIIMIIISIVVYLLIPKSLDITKQK
- the qacR gene encoding multidrug-binding transcriptional regulator QacR; the protein is MNLKDKILGVAKELFIKNGYNATTTGEIVKLSESSKGNLYYHFKTKENLFLEILNIEESKWQEQWKKEQIKCKTNREKFYLYNELSLTTEYYYPLQNAIIEFCTEYYKTNSINEKMNKLENKYIDAYHVIFKEGNLNGEWCINDVNAVSKIAANAVNGIVTFTHEQNINERIKLMNKFSQIFLNGLSK
- a CDS encoding DUF536 domain-containing protein, which gives rise to MKSVKKLSEELGVSKQTIFNNIKRLNIETIKQENTSFIKEDTDIEKIIQRVNENKKKYGFESTTEDKQKKGSDNINFESKSDAQIVEILKKQIDTLNNQIEKQESRHETTIEFYRKELQERSKLLENQQVLALESNKKIQKLENQLEKEKHLNYPFDTSTNTRQNVDAQEKTYTTNPVNINRDQEETKETEIQYKDISGSQSDESTQGEEAKREDVPANLNDNDSDIEEKSEETEPKKGFWSRLFGS
- the fabI gene encoding enoyl-ACP reductase FabI, which translates into the protein MINLENKTFVIMGIANKRSIGFGVAKVLDQLGAKLVFTYRKDRSRKELEKLLEQLNQEEPKLYQIDVQKDEDVVNGFAKIGEEVGNIDGVYHSIAFANIEDLRGRFSETSREGFLLAQDISSYSLTIVAHEAKKIMPNGGSIVATTYLGGEFAVQNYNVMGVAKASLEANVKYLAYDLGPDNIRVNAISAGPIRTLSAKGVGGCNTILKEIEERAPLRRNVDQEEVGKTAAYLLSDFSSGVTGENIHVDSGFHAIK
- a CDS encoding recombinase family protein; amino-acid sequence: MKIGYARVSTGLQNLNLQEDRLNQYGCEKIFSDHISGAKSKRPGLDRAIEFARSGDTIVVWRLDRLGRNMADLITLVNELNNRGVSFHSLEENITMDKSSSTGQLLFHLFAAFAEFERNLILERSSAGRIAARARGRYGGRPEKLNKRDLTLLKTLYDNGTPIKTIAEQWKVSRTTIYRYLNKLNNQENKDK
- a CDS encoding IS110 family RNA-guided transposase, which encodes MNYLGVDISKRSSVVAHYHNDQFQREFTIQNNKNGYNYLLKYLNNLDHLQIIFESTGIYSRGMTRFCRVNQINYIEMNPLEAKFRTSSLRSWKTDQADAHKLAQLAPTLKATETISMYGDIFFELRERARFHLEIENEQNRLKFEIVEQLHQTFPGLEKLFSSRYSIIALNIAERFTHPDMVRNMDIDTLISYIFNSTDKGLSMNKAENHAHQLVNIARESYPNVDRHSFLVEKARLLIRQLKQSIQHLKQLDEDMIQLAQQLDCFENIHSIPGIGKLSAAMIIGELGNITRFKSNKQLNAFVGIDIKRYQSGSTQSRDTINKRGNKKARRLLFWVVMNIIRGQHHYDNHVVDYYYKLRKQPHEKAHKTAVIACINRLLKTIHYLVMNQKLYDYQMSPH